From one Humulus lupulus chromosome 8, drHumLupu1.1, whole genome shotgun sequence genomic stretch:
- the LOC133795110 gene encoding uncharacterized protein LOC133795110, which yields MVKAHVFDWGFHRGYKKWIYHGEAEADVANVVDANDNDVDEMIPMVEDFLLPTTEEVENNPAAGQFYDDLFDEIEAELYPGCNWISSLNFLAKLLHLKVRGKIPNKIFDELLKLLKLAFPKGNKIPSTYYEAKKRLQKLGLGYESIHVCEHDCCLFYKEHSTKETCPICRSSRWISPEKTDGKKVPHKVMRYFPLTPRLKRLYSSRLTAKQMLWHYTGKSKDNGIMRHPVDGLAWKDFDAKNPDFASEPRNVRLGLAADGFNPFGNMSQAYSMWPEVLANYNLPPWMCMKDNNFILSILIPGPKSPGKDMDIFLRPLVDELKELWVNGVDTRDSITNTMFKLRAALLRFLPSNHRMRRDTQFDGQIERRRPPKRFTCEEILEQVNKLVPQVPGKHEMFGGAKRRRIAEDQNWRKKSIFYELDYWSSNTLKHNIDVMHVEKNVCDSLLGTILDNDKSKDTTNARHDLKKFGVRESLWIYEDDSGKLMKPHAPYVLTSDQRMQFCKFIRDVKFPDNFCSNLKKKVNADLTNISGLKSHDSHVIMQRLLSVGVRKFLSKSISTTISELCNFFRQICARTIKVSDMEEAQKDLILILCKMELIFPPAFFDIMVHLILHLPEEAILGVEKRFNRLDRNEDEVTPRNLFVFQSQCRPITKETLKPLDRATREQAECEHLEEIKQKYQDGDHNILHKKYFQRWFHKKIYDLQKLGSLDNGDELLALASGSDHLGAYYEGCIVNGVRFMSTKRDLKRSTQNSGVFVAGTEDFNYYGILEEVLKLTFTGSYSVTLFKCKWFNTDPRRKKIIIENNITSINTSGEWYKDDPYILANQAKQVFYLDDLLRGNQWKVVEGVNHRQIWDVENCEANSDVDVVHDISSSNFVLTVDLSELVMLPTQNSIDISTVQNLNVSQEDHELGDEEANEELDEEDDLLIDFCEDDVNVNLVNDKSDSDY from the exons ATGGTGAAAGCACACGTATTCGATTGGGGTTTTCATCGAGGTTACAAGAAGTGGATATATCACGGTGAAGCGGAAGCAGATGTTGCCAATGTGGTGGACGCCAATGACAATGATGTTGATGAGATGATTCCAATGGTCGAAGACTTCCTTCTACCTACAACCGAAGAAGTAGAAAATAACCCTGCGGCGGGACAATTTTATGACGATCTGTTTGACGAGATTGAGGCTGAGTTATATCCTGGTTGTAATTGGATATCTTCTCTTAACTTTTTAGCAAAATTattgcatttgaaagttagaggcaAGATTCCCAATAAAATCTTCGATGAATTACTGAAATTACTAAAGCTTGCTTTTCCGAAGGgaaataaaattccatcaacgtactacgaggctaaaaaaAGATTACAGAAATTAGGGTTAGGGTACGAGTCAATTCATGTATGTGAACAtgattgttgtttgttttacAAAGAGCATTCAACTAAAGAGACTTGTCCAATTTGcagaagtagtagatggatttcTCCTGAAAAAACTGATGGAAAAAAGGTACcacataaggtgatgcgttactttccattaACTCCTCGATTAAAAAGACTGTACAGTTCAAGACTTACAGCGAAGCAAATGTTATGGCACTATACTGGGAAATCAAAAGACAATGGGATAATGAGACACCCAGTGGATGGGTTAGCGTGGAAGGATTTCGATGCCAAAAATCCTGATTTTGCTAGTGAACCTCGGAATGTTCGTTTAGGTTTAGctgcagatggtttcaatccgttTGGCAACATGAGTCAAGCATATAGTATGTGGCCTGAGGTGTTGGCTAACTACAATCTTCCACCTTGGATGTGTATGAAAgataataattttatattatcCATTCTTATTCCTGGACCAAAATCACCGGGAAAGGACATGGATATATTcttgagaccattggtggatgagttaaagGAGTTGTGGGTTAATGGTGTCGATACAAGAGATAGTATAACCAACACTATGTTCAAGTTGCGTGCAGCCTTATT aagattccttCCAAGTAaccatcgaatgagaagagacactCAGTTTGACGGACAAATCGAGAGAAGGCGTCCACCAAAACGTTTTACTTGTGAGGAAATATTAGAACAAGTAAACAAACTTGTACCACAAGTTCCTGGAAAACACGAGATGTTTGGAGGTGCCAAACGTAGGCGTATTGCAGAAGATCAAAATTGGAggaagaaaagcatattttatgaGCTTGATTATTGGTCTTCGAACACTTTAAAACACaacattgatgtcatgcatgtggagaagaatgtgtgtgatagtttgttaggCACAATTTTGGATAATGATAAAtccaaggacaccactaatgcaagacatgatttgaaaaagttTGGAGTAAGGGAATCGTTGTGGATATATGAAGATGACAGCGGAAAGTTAATGAAGCCTCATGCCCCTTATGTTCTCACATCTGATCAAAGAATGCAGTTTTGTAAATTTATTCGAGATGTGAAATTTCCAGATAATTTTTGTTCCAATTTAAAGAAGAAAGTAAATGCTGATTTAACAAATATCAGCGGTTTAAAGTCCCACGACAGTCATgtaataatgcaacgattactatcagtgggtgttcgcaagtttctttcAAAGAGTATATCGACTACCATTTCTGAGTTATGTAACTTTTTCAGGCAAATTTGTGCAAGAACTATAAAGGTTAgcgatatggaggaagcacaaaaagatCTTATTCTAATATTATGTAAAATGGAACTCATatttcctccagccttttttgatataatggtgcATTTGATTTTACATTTGCCTGAAGAAGCAATTCTGG gtgttGAAAAAAGATTTAATCGTCTTGATCGCAATGAAGATGAGGTGACACCAAGAAATCTTTTTGTATTTCAATCGCAATGTCGACCTATAACAAAAGAAACTCTAAAGCCTCTTGATCGTGCGACTCGTGAACAAGCAGAGTG TGAACACTTAGAAGAAATCAAACAGAAATATCAGGATGGAGATCATAACattttacataagaaatattttcAGCGATGGTTTCACAAGAAG aTATACGACTTACAAAAGCTTGGATCGTTAGATAATGGTGAcgagttgctagctttagcatctggatcAGATCATTTAGGAGCTTATTACGAAGGTTGTATAGtgaatggtgttcgatttatgtCAACCAAACGAGATTTAAAGAGGAGCACTCAAAACAGTGGAGTATTTGTTGCTGGAACAGAAGATTTTAACTATTATGGAATACTTGAAGAAGTATTAAAGTTAACATTTACTGGCTCATATTCTGTGACATTGTTCAAGTGTAAGTGGTTTAATACAGATCcaagaaggaaaaaaataattatagagAATAATATTACTAGTATAAACACTAGCGGGGAATGGTACAAGGATGACCCATATATACTTGCAAATCAAGCGAAGCAAGTATTTTATCTTGATGATTTACTTAGAGGAAATCAGTGGAAAGTTGTTGAGGGTGTAAATCATCGACAAATTTGGGACGTCGAGAACTGTGAAGCTAATTCAGATGTTGATGTGGTACATGATATtagctcatcaaattttgtgttgactgtggatcTCAGCGAGTTGGTTATGCTACCTACTCAAAATTCGATTGACATTAGTACAGTACAAAATTTAAATGTTAGTCAAGAGGATCACGAGTTAGGCGATGAAGAAGCAAATGAAGAATTAGATGAAGAAGAtgatttattaattgatttttgtgaagatgatgttaatgTTAATTTAGTTAATGATAAAAGTGACAGTGATTATTag
- the LOC133795109 gene encoding predicted GPI-anchored protein 58, with product MRDSTTGSGTGGEVPEQHLDVEQTPPRRATGVTIREPSSTPRAAAPNAPKGKGKKKATEPLEPLNESSDENFMDSECVFELYSAPDAPAAPSSKKKASKRHPGESNTMPQAKKPPTAGLLEDGPSANATQLPSPHEQQTPPAPAGSTPSPAAPTDQT from the exons atgagggacTCAACAACGGGGAGTGGTACTggtggagaagttcccgagcagcacctgGACGTGGAACAAACTCCTCCGAGGAGGGCCACcggagtaacaatcagggaaccttccagcaccccgcGGGCTGCCGCTCCCaatgccccaaagggaaaagggaaaaagaaagccaccgaaccccTCGAGCCCCTCAACGAATCTTCGGACGAGAACT TTATGGACTCCGAGTGCGTGTTCGAATTATACAGCGCCCCTGATGCTCCCGCAGCTCCCTCAAGCAAAAAGAAAGCGAGCAagaggcatcctggggaaagcaATACAATGCCTCAGGCTAAGAAGCCTCCAACTGCAGGCCTCCTAGAGGACGGACCCTCAGCCAATGCAACTCAACTACCTTCTCCCCATGAGCAGCAAACACCCCCTGCTCCTGCCGGGTCGACTCCATCTCCAGCGGCCCCAACCGACCAGACTTAG